A region from the Carassius carassius chromosome 33, fCarCar2.1, whole genome shotgun sequence genome encodes:
- the kctd16a gene encoding BTB/POZ domain-containing protein KCTD16a has protein sequence MALIENCRTYQTPKDSGCAQSCSGDVVELNVGGQVYYTRHATLTSVPNSLLGKLFLAKKDVSNDLAQDIKGRIFIDRDGFLFRYVLDYLRDKSVVLPDYFPEKGRLKREAEFFQLPELVKILTADENIHGDFDEASQGSDQRLLPASYLDARDRRYGFITVGYKSSCAFGRDADPKARGTPKIFICGRVGLAKEVFGDTLNESRDPDRTAERYTSQFYLKFLHLERAFDLLAESGFHIVACNSSLTASPHNRRTDDRYWSNNAEYVFYRGPSGWSSSHCDCCCKSHKSEHEGESGTSLNELSTSCSETQSEASSPQETVIVRPVTRQPNIQTLDRPVKKGPTPIPRRTDLLRVRTAGTRDVMAGKRKPAKEKMTPEQELEKCIRDFRRIQIPERFPERKYMWQSELLKKYQL, from the exons ATGGCTCTGATTGAGAATTGCAGGACTTATCAGACGCCCAAGGACAGTGGATGTGCTCAGAGTTGCTCTGGTGATGTGGTTGAGCTCAATGTTGGTGGACAGGTGTATTACACTCGCCATGCAACCCTCACCAGCGTGCCAAACTCACTGCTGGGGAAACTGTTCTTAGCTAAAAAAGACGTTTCCAACGACCTCGCGCAGGACATCAAGGGACGCATCTTCATCGACAGGGACGGATTCCTGTTTCGATATGTGTTGGACTATCTCCGCGATAAGAGCGTCGTCCTGCCGGATTATTTCCCGGAGAAAGGGAGACTCAAACGCGAGGCTGAGTTCTTCCAGCTGCCTGAGCTTGTCAAAATCCTGACGGCTGATGAAAACATCCACGGTGATTTCGACGAAGCGTCCCAGGGAAGCGATCAGAGGTTGTTGCCGGCGTCTTACCTGGACGCGCGCGATAGGCGCTACGGCTTCATCACGGTGGGATACAAGAGCTCGTGCGCCTTCGGAAGGGACGCGGATCCCAAAGCGCGAGGAACACCCAAAATCTTCATCTGCGGAAGGGTCGGTCTGGCCAAAGAAGTTTTTGGGGACACCCTAAACGAGAGCCGGGATCCCGACAGGACAGCCGAGCGATACACCTCTCAGTTTTACCTGAAGTTTCTCCACCTGGAGCGCGCGTTTGATCTGCTCGCGGAGAGCGGCTTCCACATCGTCGCGTGCAATTCATCGCTCACCGCTTCTCCGCACAACAGACGCACTGATGACAGATACTGGTCCAATAACGCAGAGTACGTCTTCTACC GTGGCCCATCCGGATGGTCTTCTTCTCACTGCGACTGCTGCTGCAAGAGCCACAAGAGCGAGCACGAGGGTGAAAGTGGCACTTCCCTAAACGAGCTCTCCACTTCCTGTTCCGAGACCCAATCGGAAGCCAGCTCTCCGCAGGAAACGGTCATCGTGCGTCCAGTCACCCGCCAACCCAACATCCAGACTTTGGACCGTCCAGTGAAGAAGGGTCCGACCCCAATTCCAAGGAGAACTGATCTGCTCCGCGTTCGAACCGCCGGGACGCGTGACGTCATGGCAGGGAAGAGGAAACCGGCCAAGGAGAAGATGACGCCGGAGCAGGAGCTGGAGAAATGCATCCGGGACTTCCGGCGGATTCAAATTCCAGAGCGTTTTCCGGAGAGGAAGTACATGTGGCAGTCGGAGCTCTTGAAAAAATATCAGCTCTGA